The following are encoded together in the Pseudodesulfovibrio indicus genome:
- a CDS encoding spermidine synthase encodes MAGSKLTCDYWITEYMTEDDVHLHGVAEMLEFKRTEYQEMSIVRSKTFGTGLVLDGKWQTTVRDEFLYHEPLVHTALYQHGAPKRVLVLGGADGGAVREVLKWKSVTNAVQVEIDEVVFNACQEHLGEIHQGCFQNSRAEIRFGDAFEVLEKEGGSWDVIVCDLSDPLEDSPAMDLFTREFFTTCREALAPGGVFVIQAGPVTPPFDDGHARIVRTLGTVFEHTTHFFSCTPTYVVPLGFAMGSLKPLDTDPEPAKVDAILAQSVEGELKFFDGIALRGLMSPPKYLRDKVANGESLSTLDDPARYTGSGVKS; translated from the coding sequence TTGGCAGGCTCGAAGCTAACTTGCGACTACTGGATCACCGAGTACATGACCGAGGATGACGTCCACCTCCACGGGGTGGCCGAAATGCTCGAATTCAAGCGGACCGAGTACCAGGAGATGTCCATTGTCCGGTCCAAGACCTTCGGCACGGGGTTGGTCCTGGACGGCAAATGGCAGACCACGGTGCGCGACGAGTTCCTGTACCACGAGCCCCTGGTCCACACCGCCCTCTACCAGCACGGCGCGCCAAAGCGCGTCCTGGTCCTGGGCGGCGCGGACGGCGGCGCCGTGCGCGAGGTCCTCAAGTGGAAGTCCGTGACCAACGCCGTGCAGGTCGAGATCGACGAGGTCGTGTTCAACGCCTGCCAGGAGCACCTGGGTGAGATCCACCAGGGGTGCTTCCAGAATTCGCGCGCCGAGATCCGTTTCGGCGACGCCTTCGAGGTCCTGGAAAAGGAAGGCGGCTCCTGGGACGTCATCGTCTGCGACCTGTCCGACCCCCTGGAGGACAGCCCGGCCATGGACCTGTTCACCAGGGAGTTCTTCACCACCTGCCGCGAAGCGCTGGCCCCCGGCGGCGTCTTCGTCATCCAGGCCGGACCGGTGACGCCGCCCTTCGACGACGGCCACGCGCGCATCGTGCGCACGCTCGGCACCGTGTTCGAACACACCACCCACTTCTTCTCCTGCACTCCCACCTACGTGGTGCCGCTCGGCTTCGCCATGGGCTCCCTCAAGCCCCTGGACACCGACCCGGAACCCGCCAAGGTGGACGCCATCCTGGCCCAAAGCGTGGAAGGGGAGCTGAAGTTCTTCGACGGCATCGCCCTGCGCGGACTCATGAGCCCGCCCAAATACCTGCGCGACAAGGTGGCCAATGGCGAAAGCCTCTCCACCCTCGACGACCCCGCCCGATATACCGGCTCCGGAGTCAAGTCCTAG
- the speD gene encoding adenosylmethionine decarboxylase: MNTVGVHCILELKGCPSHLLDDEQLILETMVNAAATAMSTLLDITSHKFEPQGVTALALLAESHISIHTWPESGYAALDIFTCGETARPRVACEYFIEKLQAADHTLSVLPRGNGCGCHMPMAPSEEANLWQARS, translated from the coding sequence ATGAACACTGTCGGTGTGCATTGCATTCTTGAACTCAAAGGTTGTCCTTCCCATCTGCTCGACGACGAGCAGCTCATTCTCGAAACCATGGTCAACGCGGCTGCGACGGCCATGTCCACCCTGCTCGACATCACGAGCCACAAGTTCGAGCCCCAAGGCGTGACCGCCCTGGCGCTGCTGGCTGAATCCCATATTTCCATCCATACCTGGCCCGAGTCCGGCTATGCCGCGCTGGATATCTTCACCTGCGGCGAAACCGCCCGGCCCAGAGTCGCCTGCGAGTACTTCATCGAAAAGCTCCAGGCCGCCGACCACACCCTGTCCGTGCTCCCGCGCGGCAACGGATGCGGCTGCCACATGCCCATGGCGCCGTCAGAGGAGGCCAACCTTTGGCAGGCTCGAAGCTAA
- a CDS encoding pyrimidine dimer DNA glycosylase/endonuclease V → MRLWTVHPRFLDTKGLTAVWREGLLARKVLRGETKGYTRHPQLNRFRDHPDPLSAIDAYLAAVLREARNRGYNFDGSKIDEQAKAAPIREHTGQLDYEWRHLLAKLEQRAPDRFEDSRDLKPAPHPLFVLVKGDVRDWEKR, encoded by the coding sequence ATGCGGCTCTGGACCGTGCACCCCCGATTTCTGGACACCAAGGGACTGACCGCGGTGTGGCGCGAGGGACTGCTCGCCCGCAAGGTCCTGCGCGGCGAAACCAAAGGGTACACCCGCCACCCCCAGCTGAACCGGTTCCGCGATCACCCGGACCCGCTTTCGGCCATCGACGCCTACCTCGCCGCCGTGCTCCGCGAGGCCCGCAACCGGGGCTACAACTTCGACGGCTCAAAGATCGACGAACAGGCCAAGGCCGCGCCCATCCGCGAACACACAGGCCAGCTCGACTATGAATGGCGCCACCTGCTCGCCAAGCTCGAACAGCGCGCCCCCGACCGGTTCGAAGACTCCCGCGACCTCAAACCCGCACCCCATCCCCTGTTCGTTCTCGTCAAAGGCGACGTCCGGGACTGGGAGAAGCGATAG